The sequence TTTCCTTTTCCATAATTATCTTCTCGTATATGATTCCGGTTTTCCACCCGAAACAATCAATTTGGCAAGACATAGAGCTTCGCTGTCTGATTCGGTTGTAAATAAAACGGTGAATATATCTGCACGCCCGCGAAGCGTATCCGCGCGATACGAAAGTTGCGAATTCAATATCGCATTCCTGTGTCCGAACTGAGGAACGGCGGTAAAGCGTGCCCCGGTGCGGTCGCGCAGCTCAAATAAACGGCGGCATGACGCACCGCATACCGGATCGGAAAATCTCTTATCACATCCTGTTTCATTGGCAATGACGCACGACTGAAGCAGCATCAACGGCAGTCTTCCGCAAATCATAGCGGCAAGCGGCACGGGAGACGCGAGCGAAGACACAGCCGGGTCCGAAAGCTCTGGCGATACGGTAAGATCGCAGAAACCGGCGGAAGCATAGAATTCCGCTGAAAGCGAATTAATGATATTAAGCCGGTATCCTCCGTGGAGCTTCATTCCTGTTCCCGCAAGCGCGGTAACATATGACGGGCTGCCCGCAAGCACGTCCTTGACGCCCGACGCGGAAAGCAGGGCGGTGCGAACAGAAATCGCTTCCTTCTCGCTGTCGAAATATATCGATGGCAAATATGCTCCAACGACTGAAAACAGGTTAGCTTCGAGTATGTGAGAATAAAGAGCTATCGGCGAAAACAACGGAAGATAAAGCTCTGAACGCGGCGCGATATCCGAAAGCGAATCTAAAAGAGCTTCATTCGGAACACGGCATGAATCAAAGACAAAACGTATACGTGGCTCAGCCGGCATAGAAGCATGACGCGCTTCCCTTATATAATCAGGATAGGAATAACATTCCGGCGCGGAAAAGCGGGACAAAGCTTCTGTAAGAGCGGAGGCGGCCTCTCGCCGCATAGCGTTTATTACGGAAGGCGACATATTCAGATTTTCGCCGATATTAAAACATGAGTTACCATAATCAAGAGTAAACGGAGTTCCGCCCAGCTTCGCGATTCGCACGCATACGCTCTCTCTATTGAGAGGAGAGGTCAGTGCGGGGGACGGCGCATCCGATTTCACGGATACGGAAACTCCGCGCGCTGTAAATTCTAATCTGGAAGGTTTGTCCTTATACAATTCAAAAGCAGCGCATACCGGGATCTTCGGCAATTCTGCCGCAAATGGCTGTAATTGTTGAGCTCGGGTGGCCGATTTATCTGATTCATCACGCGTGCCAAGCGTTCCTTGTCCATAGCTGTGCATATAATAATCGTCGGTAAAGCTTCCTCCGCGGCAAAACAAACGCGCAAGCCGCGCAATTTCGTCGGGATAGAGATCCCTTCCTTCGTCTATCGCTTTGCGGTATATTGAAGTCACGCCAAAGACATAATCCGCGCTTTTCATTCGTCCTTCGATTTTAAACGAACTCACGCCAAGCTCGGCAAGCTCCTTGATATGTCCTCCCATACACAGATCCTTAAGGCTCAGGGGATATCCTCCGCCCGATGAGGCGGAATATTTCATCCTGCACGGCTGGGCGCATTCGCCACGGTTTCCGCTGCGCCGGCCTATAATGCTGCTCATGAGGCACTGCCCGGAAACCGAAACGCATAACGCCCCGTGAATAAAAGCTT is a genomic window of Oscillospiraceae bacterium containing:
- a CDS encoding U32 family peptidase; this encodes MTLLNSSSFSGATEVKTKKKPELLAPAGSYECFEAALAAGADAVYLGVAGFNARAFAKGFSYEEAEKAFSLARLYGRKIYITLNTLVYNREFRELGEHVRDLASLGAHTFIIQDPGVAIYLKKIYPSAVLHASTQMSCASSDAADFIKNAGFTRMVAPRELSRSDLAKLCASGIEIEAFIHGALCVSVSGQCLMSSIIGRRSGNRGECAQPCRMKYSASSGGGYPLSLKDLCMGGHIKELAELGVSSFKIEGRMKSADYVFGVTSIYRKAIDEGRDLYPDEIARLARLFCRGGSFTDDYYMHSYGQGTLGTRDESDKSATRAQQLQPFAAELPKIPVCAAFELYKDKPSRLEFTARGVSVSVKSDAPSPALTSPLNRESVCVRIAKLGGTPFTLDYGNSCFNIGENLNMSPSVINAMRREAASALTEALSRFSAPECYSYPDYIREARHASMPAEPRIRFVFDSCRVPNEALLDSLSDIAPRSELYLPLFSPIALYSHILEANLFSVVGAYLPSIYFDSEKEAISVRTALLSASGVKDVLAGSPSYVTALAGTGMKLHGGYRLNIINSLSAEFYASAGFCDLTVSPELSDPAVSSLASPVPLAAMICGRLPLMLLQSCVIANETGCDKRFSDPVCGASCRRLFELRDRTGARFTAVPQFGHRNAILNSQLSYRADTLRGRADIFTVLFTTESDSEALCLAKLIVSGGKPESYTRR